One stretch of Serinicoccus hydrothermalis DNA includes these proteins:
- a CDS encoding CobD/CbiB family cobalamin biosynthesis protein, producing MARGIRSRQERRPTPQARRRRATKRPVLAYRALGVAAGLLLDRALGEPPDAWHPVAWFGTAMGRVEGLTYADRRSAGAGYAVVGAGLGALAGASLARLGPAGLAAAVGVASAGRMLRHTSRDIEALLLAGDLDGARERLPWLVGRDPSGLDESGVAAAVVESLAENTVDAVIAPAFWGLVAGAPGVLVHRAVNTMDAMVGHRSPRYARFGTVAARADDILAWVPARLFAGLVALDTACARLLEQSGGYFLRSGPGRVFRSGEGPGTVFRSEGGTGEEAARPRDVTGLGVLATVRRDAPAHPSPNAGVAESAVAGALGVELGGPLEYAGRREERPRLGSGPRPGPTDIARARRLVDRVELAVVAACLAVAALATLRRLRSDARAA from the coding sequence GGCTGCTGCTCGACCGCGCGCTGGGCGAGCCGCCGGACGCCTGGCACCCGGTGGCGTGGTTCGGCACGGCCATGGGCCGTGTCGAAGGCCTCACCTACGCCGACCGCCGCAGCGCCGGGGCCGGGTATGCCGTCGTCGGCGCCGGCCTGGGCGCCCTCGCCGGCGCATCCCTCGCCCGGCTCGGGCCGGCGGGTCTGGCCGCTGCGGTGGGGGTGGCGAGCGCCGGACGGATGCTGCGGCATACCTCCCGCGACATCGAGGCACTCCTGCTCGCCGGTGACCTCGACGGCGCCCGCGAGCGCCTGCCCTGGCTCGTCGGACGCGACCCGAGCGGCCTCGACGAGTCCGGCGTCGCGGCGGCCGTGGTCGAGTCGCTCGCGGAGAACACCGTGGACGCCGTCATCGCCCCGGCCTTCTGGGGCCTCGTCGCGGGGGCGCCCGGGGTGCTCGTCCACCGCGCGGTCAACACCATGGACGCGATGGTCGGGCACCGCAGCCCCCGGTATGCGCGTTTCGGCACTGTCGCCGCGCGCGCCGACGACATCCTGGCCTGGGTGCCGGCGCGGCTCTTCGCCGGCCTCGTCGCCCTGGACACCGCCTGTGCACGCTTGCTGGAGCAGAGCGGCGGATATTTCCTCCGCTCCGGTCCAGGAAGGGTGTTCAGGTCCGGGGAGGGACCAGGGACCGTGTTCAGGTCCGAGGGAGGGACAGGCGAGGAGGCAGCGCGGCCACGCGACGTCACGGGGCTCGGTGTCCTGGCGACCGTGCGGCGGGATGCGCCGGCCCACCCCTCCCCCAACGCCGGAGTCGCAGAGAGCGCCGTCGCGGGGGCGCTGGGCGTCGAGCTCGGAGGCCCGCTGGAGTATGCCGGTCGCCGCGAGGAGCGGCCGCGGCTCGGCTCCGGCCCTCGGCCGGGTCCGACCGACATCGCCCGGGCGCGCCGGCTCGTCGACCGGGTGGAGCTCGCCGTCGTGGCCGCGTGCCTCGCTGTCGCGGCCCTCGCGACGCTGCGCCGGCTCCGCTCGGACGCCAGGGCAGCATGA
- the cobU gene encoding bifunctional adenosylcobinamide kinase/adenosylcobinamide-phosphate guanylyltransferase, translating to MSLTLLTGGARSGKSALAVRRAQRSGDPVVLVATGQARDEEMADRISRHQAERPASWTTVEAPLDLVDACAALDPGACVVVDCLSLWVSNLMEHGDDEETTLDRARALAAWATAYRGSVIVVTNEVGLGIVPMHPVSRGYRDRLGRVNAVLAREAGLAQLVVAGRTLTLDPQED from the coding sequence ATGAGCCTGACCCTGCTCACCGGGGGCGCCCGCAGCGGCAAGTCCGCCCTCGCCGTCCGCCGCGCGCAGCGCAGCGGAGACCCGGTGGTCCTCGTGGCCACCGGGCAGGCGCGGGACGAGGAGATGGCCGACCGGATCTCCCGCCACCAGGCCGAGCGCCCCGCCTCCTGGACGACCGTCGAGGCGCCGCTGGACCTCGTCGACGCCTGCGCGGCCCTCGACCCCGGCGCCTGCGTCGTCGTCGACTGCCTCAGCCTGTGGGTCTCCAACCTCATGGAACACGGCGACGACGAGGAGACCACGCTCGACCGGGCACGGGCGCTGGCTGCGTGGGCCACGGCATACCGGGGCAGCGTGATCGTCGTGACCAACGAGGTCGGGCTGGGGATCGTCCCCATGCACCCGGTGTCGAGGGGATACCGTGACCGTCTGGGTCGGGTCAACGCCGTCCTGGCCCGGGAGGCCGGTCTGGCTCAGCTCGTCGTCGCCGGACGCACCCTGACCCTCGACCCGCAGGAGGACTGA
- the cobT gene encoding nicotinate-nucleotide--dimethylbenzimidazole phosphoribosyltransferase: MADTEQSADRALIERTIAAIGGPDHESSAAVARALDGKMKPLHSLGRLEGLAARVASIRGTTTPRVDSPVVLVCAADHGIARAGVSAYPQEVTGQMLAAFAGGRAAVAILAHQADAQLVVADLGVVDPPQLHPTHAYAPVLDRRVRAGTDNSAEGWAMTRAEAEQAVAVGIRLAEDLIEDGADLIALGEMGIGSTTTASILTSAILDRDPARVVGAGTGLEGEALAHKVETVDAVLARHEDVEDPWDVLAAMGGLEIAALAGVALACAAHRVPALLDGFISTAGALVAWRLCPAAADAMIAAHRSTEPGHSMQLEEMGLTPLLDLQMRLGEASGAALAIPLIRSSLALLQDMGDLADLSSGSAGADGGGASADGG; encoded by the coding sequence ATGGCCGACACCGAGCAGAGCGCCGACCGCGCCCTGATCGAGCGCACGATCGCCGCGATCGGGGGCCCCGACCACGAGAGCTCCGCGGCCGTCGCCCGCGCCCTCGACGGCAAGATGAAGCCGCTGCACAGCCTGGGCCGGCTCGAGGGGCTGGCCGCCCGGGTGGCGAGCATCCGGGGCACCACCACGCCCCGGGTCGACTCCCCCGTCGTGCTCGTGTGCGCCGCCGACCACGGGATCGCGCGGGCCGGGGTGAGCGCATACCCGCAGGAGGTCACCGGGCAGATGCTCGCCGCCTTCGCCGGCGGACGCGCCGCCGTGGCGATCCTCGCGCACCAGGCCGACGCGCAGCTCGTCGTCGCCGACCTCGGGGTGGTCGACCCGCCGCAGCTGCACCCCACGCACGCGTATGCGCCGGTGCTGGACCGGCGGGTGCGCGCCGGGACCGACAACAGCGCCGAGGGCTGGGCCATGACCCGCGCCGAGGCCGAGCAGGCGGTGGCGGTGGGGATCCGGCTGGCCGAGGATCTCATCGAGGACGGCGCCGACCTCATCGCCCTGGGCGAGATGGGCATCGGCAGCACGACGACCGCCAGCATCCTCACCTCCGCGATCCTCGACCGCGACCCGGCGCGCGTCGTGGGCGCCGGGACCGGCCTCGAGGGGGAGGCGCTCGCGCACAAGGTGGAGACGGTCGACGCCGTGCTCGCTCGCCATGAGGACGTCGAGGACCCGTGGGACGTGCTCGCGGCGATGGGCGGGCTGGAGATCGCCGCGCTGGCGGGGGTGGCGCTGGCGTGCGCCGCGCACCGGGTGCCCGCGCTCCTGGACGGGTTCATCAGCACCGCGGGCGCGCTGGTCGCCTGGCGGCTGTGCCCGGCGGCCGCCGACGCGATGATCGCCGCGCACCGCTCGACCGAGCCGGGCCACTCCATGCAACTCGAGGAGATGGGGCTCACCCCGCTGCTCGACCTGCAGATGCGGCTCGGCGAGGCCAGCGGGGCGGCCCTGGCGATCCCGCTGATCCGCTCCAGCCTGGCGCTGCTGCAGGACATGGGC